From one Flavobacterium sp. N502536 genomic stretch:
- a CDS encoding type IX secretion system membrane protein PorP/SprF — protein sequence MKKIINCFFLLNVMINYSQELNVPVATQYLADNPFIISPGYAGIGDDLRINLNGYKQWVGIENAPQNQSFYADLRILDRSGIGLSLYNDTNGNVRQAGGKFTFAHHLILDYYSKQYLSFGISYIYNSFKIDISNSKPAEPDPDITDNRFTSNNNFEVGFLYRNKGFYFSANMTNILPKKLDSFSSPEPKELTNYQFYTGYAVRLENETEIEPSIFYQLYKSDGRSVTDLNLKYRKFNRYDDYYWAGISYRFLNDQIGKPLTIGPMIGFKKAYFTLGYSYQIMMNDLSQYNSGTHSISIGLRFFQSISNCPCTQKYVRN from the coding sequence ATGAAGAAAATTATAAACTGCTTCTTTTTGTTGAATGTAATGATCAATTACAGTCAAGAACTTAATGTACCTGTGGCTACTCAATATTTGGCAGATAATCCCTTTATTATTTCTCCTGGTTATGCCGGAATTGGCGATGATCTTAGGATTAATTTAAATGGTTATAAGCAATGGGTAGGTATAGAAAATGCCCCGCAAAATCAATCTTTTTATGCCGATCTTCGAATATTAGACAGATCCGGAATTGGGCTATCGTTGTATAATGATACTAATGGGAATGTCAGACAGGCAGGTGGCAAATTTACTTTTGCCCATCATCTTATTCTGGATTATTACTCAAAACAATATCTTTCTTTTGGTATTTCATACATTTACAATTCATTTAAAATCGATATCAGTAATAGTAAACCTGCTGAACCAGATCCTGATATAACCGATAATAGGTTTACATCCAATAATAATTTTGAGGTAGGTTTTTTGTATCGCAACAAAGGTTTTTATTTCAGCGCCAATATGACCAATATTTTACCAAAAAAATTAGATTCTTTTTCAAGTCCTGAACCCAAAGAACTGACCAACTATCAATTCTACACCGGATATGCTGTTCGTTTAGAAAACGAAACGGAGATCGAGCCCTCTATCTTTTACCAGTTGTATAAAAGTGATGGACGTTCTGTTACCGACCTGAATTTGAAATATCGAAAATTTAATCGGTATGATGATTATTACTGGGCAGGTATATCGTACCGATTTCTGAATGATCAAATAGGAAAACCATTAACGATCGGACCCATGATAGGCTTCAAAAAGGCTTATTTTACTTTAGGTTATTCCTATCAAATCATGATGAATGATTTATCACAATACAATTCTGGTACCCATTCGATATCTATCGGATTAAGGTTCTTTCAATCCATAAGCAATTGCCCTTGTACCCAAAAATATGTGCGCAATTAA